One Roseimaritima multifibrata DNA window includes the following coding sequences:
- a CDS encoding SET domain-containing protein produces MADSPFPVRDTLTEIARLLPTDASLEDAQYHLYVRQQIEAGLVDENAGRLIDTDEIRRRLAAHKRARENRG; encoded by the coding sequence ATGGCGGATTCACCATTCCCTGTGCGTGATACATTGACCGAAATCGCTCGATTACTTCCGACTGACGCTTCGTTGGAAGACGCTCAGTATCACCTCTATGTTCGACAGCAGATTGAAGCCGGACTGGTTGACGAGAACGCTGGGCGACTTATCGATACAGACGAAATCCGGAGACGTCTTGCTGCACATAAACGTGCAAGAGAAAATCGCGGCTGA
- a CDS encoding putative signal transducing protein, with product MELKNPIAAYTANGNLEAHAIVTWLESNGIRAYAVEDNSGVSLFAFGTISQFHKPQVFVDKSDIDRAGDFLRQFELQRDQRCKELDDSPPIVSECEECGVASEFPASQNGTTQNCPKCTAFMDVGTSEWPDDFDFGDAESDTELSDNVDDAIAAASKLERVGDWDDAIEAFREAADRWPDHAEYIGNCIAEIERKRDATR from the coding sequence GTGGAACTGAAAAACCCGATAGCCGCATACACTGCGAACGGCAATCTCGAAGCGCACGCAATTGTGACTTGGCTTGAATCGAACGGCATTCGGGCCTACGCGGTGGAGGACAACTCCGGCGTTAGCCTTTTCGCCTTCGGTACGATTAGCCAATTCCACAAACCGCAGGTGTTCGTGGACAAATCCGATATCGATCGTGCTGGTGACTTTCTTCGGCAATTTGAATTACAACGAGATCAACGCTGCAAGGAACTCGACGACTCGCCTCCTATCGTATCGGAGTGCGAGGAATGCGGAGTTGCCAGCGAGTTTCCCGCGTCTCAGAACGGCACGACCCAAAACTGCCCGAAATGCACCGCATTCATGGACGTTGGGACCAGCGAATGGCCAGATGACTTCGACTTCGGCGACGCTGAATCGGATACTGAATTGTCCGATAACGTGGATGATGCGATTGCCGCCGCATCGAAGCTTGAAAGGGTGGGAGACTGGGATGATGCTATCGAAGCGTTTCGCGAGGCTGCCGATCGGTGGCCCGATCATGCGGAATACATTGGCAATTGCATCGCGGAAATTGAACGCAAACGGGATGCGACTCGGTAA
- a CDS encoding toxin-antitoxin system YwqK family antitoxin: MTPRGVAVYPKPTVVANLNGSRFTIVMAREKDLLFTTGLKETYSNITNYRNGEIHGQYVAFSRNGNLESMGYYDGGELVEESNFRNLKPSSAVNEFFANVERANLEFDEQSITEFLRDLPEDSLLKKTIE, from the coding sequence ATGACGCCGCGTGGCGTGGCGGTGTATCCAAAACCGACAGTCGTAGCAAACCTGAATGGTTCGCGTTTTACAATCGTGATGGCAAGAGAGAAGGACCTGTTATTCACTACTGGCCTGAAGGAAACATATAGCAATATAACCAATTATCGAAACGGTGAAATCCACGGCCAGTACGTGGCATTTTCTAGAAACGGTAACTTGGAGTCGATGGGATACTACGATGGCGGTGAACTCGTTGAAGAGAGCAACTTCCGCAATCTGAAACCGTCGTCAGCTGTAAATGAGTTCTTCGCGAATGTTGAAAGGGCTAATCTAGAGTTTGATGAACAATCCATTACTGAGTTTTTGCGAGATCTCCCCGAAGATTCCCTTTTGAAAAAAACGATTGAGTAA
- a CDS encoding ankyrin repeat domain-containing protein, protein MFDAIESHDIAALVAHLDRGGDPNLTHPNDRNWTILNSAIDELTEGGSIEAVKTLIFRGARVDANNDRNDGAPLIVAAALDLASVAKLLLVANANPNVRDSEGDSPLRVSVENGCLPMARTLLSHGATKTINEWGGFSAMTALGRAAWKEDLEMVNLLLEFGADLNALDGDYRKAAERMTRPTTGGRSHRIRLLLSVDAN, encoded by the coding sequence ATTGAAAGCCATGACATCGCGGCGTTGGTCGCGCACCTCGATCGTGGGGGCGATCCCAATCTGACTCATCCGAACGATCGTAACTGGACCATTCTAAATTCCGCCATTGACGAATTGACCGAAGGCGGTTCGATCGAAGCGGTGAAAACGCTGATCTTTCGCGGAGCACGTGTTGACGCCAATAATGACAGAAACGATGGTGCCCCATTAATCGTAGCCGCCGCCCTGGATTTAGCTAGTGTCGCGAAACTGCTATTAGTGGCAAACGCAAACCCCAATGTGCGGGATTCGGAAGGCGATTCTCCACTACGTGTGAGCGTTGAAAACGGTTGCCTTCCAATGGCCCGCACGCTGCTCTCGCACGGTGCGACGAAAACAATCAATGAATGGGGAGGTTTCAGTGCGATGACCGCACTAGGACGTGCTGCTTGGAAGGAGGATTTAGAAATGGTAAACTTGTTGCTTGAATTTGGCGCTGATTTAAATGCATTAGATGGCGACTATCGGAAAGCGGCTGAACGAATGACTCGTCCAACTACGGGCGGTCGTTCACACAGAATCAGGCTGTTGTTGAGTGTAGACGCGAACTGA